The Chitinophagales bacterium genome has a window encoding:
- the mreC gene encoding rod shape-determining protein MreC — MRNFILFIRRFFNLILFLVLEIVCIVLIARTDTVQGNDIMSSSNMLLGTMYQQRNDVAYYFALKSMNDSLVHENEALRRQLSAHDGIDVLRDSSANYAIPNPDSSAKVKYADYYYRYAKVINNTVGSVNNFITLNRGEDDGIRKDMAVISANGIVGRIVNTSAHFSTALSVLSKKQQVSARLKDGTVSYVSWDGQTPDKLLMKDVPNQIKVSKGDTVFTTEYSFFPGGVNIGIVYKTALVKSKNLQILYLKPTTNFRRLQYVYVVENKMAPERRQLEQSATGKE; from the coding sequence GTGCGCAATTTTATTCTGTTCATACGGAGGTTCTTCAATCTCATACTTTTCCTGGTACTGGAGATAGTATGCATCGTACTCATTGCACGTACTGATACAGTACAAGGTAACGACATCATGAGCTCGTCGAACATGCTGCTGGGTACTATGTACCAGCAACGAAATGATGTGGCCTACTACTTCGCGCTGAAGAGTATGAACGATAGCCTGGTGCATGAAAATGAAGCGCTGCGCAGGCAACTATCCGCACACGACGGCATTGATGTGTTACGTGATTCATCTGCTAACTATGCTATACCCAACCCTGACAGTTCGGCAAAGGTCAAGTATGCCGATTACTATTACCGTTATGCAAAAGTCATCAACAATACCGTTGGTTCTGTAAATAACTTCATTACGCTGAACAGGGGCGAGGACGATGGAATAAGAAAAGACATGGCCGTTATATCGGCCAATGGTATCGTGGGCAGGATAGTGAATACATCAGCACACTTCTCAACAGCACTATCTGTACTCAGCAAAAAGCAACAGGTAAGTGCACGACTGAAAGATGGTACTGTTAGTTATGTATCGTGGGACGGACAAACACCGGACAAACTGCTGATGAAGGATGTACCCAACCAGATAAAAGTGTCGAAAGGAGATACGGTATTCACTACTGAATATTCGTTCTTCCCCGGTGGTGTGAACATTGGCATTGTATATAAAACCGCACTGGTAAAAAGTAAGAACCTGCAGATATTATACCTGAAACCAACTACTAACTTCCGCAGGCTGCAATATGTGTATGTGGTAGAGAATAAAATGGCACCGGAACGCCGTCAACTTGAACAATCAGCAACAGGCAAAGAATGA
- a CDS encoding rod shape-determining protein: protein MGLFNFLTQEIAIDLGTANTLVIHNDQVVVDEPSIVAIDRQSNKIVAVGKKAMMMHEKTHENLKTIRPLKDGVIADFNAAEGMLREMIKLVHPKKKPWFPPSWKMVICIPSSITEVEKRAVRDSAEQAGAKEVYMIHEPMAAALGIGIDVEEPTGNMIIDIGGGTTGISVIALAGIVCDQSIRIAGDEFTADIMEAMRRYHSLMIGERTAEQIKIHVGSALKELDTPPDDIAVNGRDLVTGIPKQIMVSYQEVAEALDKSIFKIEEAILKALESTPPELAADIYRRGLYLTGGGALLRGLDKRISQKIKLPVHVADDPLRAVVRGTGMALKNIARMPFLMK from the coding sequence ATGGGATTGTTTAATTTTTTGACCCAGGAGATAGCTATCGACCTGGGTACGGCCAATACGTTGGTGATACATAATGACCAGGTAGTTGTTGATGAGCCATCTATTGTTGCTATCGACCGTCAATCTAATAAAATAGTAGCGGTGGGTAAAAAGGCGATGATGATGCACGAGAAGACGCACGAGAACCTGAAGACCATCCGCCCGCTTAAGGATGGTGTGATAGCCGACTTTAACGCGGCCGAGGGTATGCTGCGCGAGATGATCAAACTGGTGCACCCTAAAAAGAAACCCTGGTTTCCTCCCAGCTGGAAAATGGTGATATGTATCCCCTCCAGCATTACCGAAGTAGAGAAACGTGCCGTACGCGACTCTGCCGAGCAGGCAGGCGCCAAAGAGGTATATATGATACATGAGCCGATGGCCGCTGCGCTGGGTATCGGTATAGACGTGGAAGAACCTACAGGTAACATGATCATAGATATAGGCGGTGGTACTACCGGTATATCAGTGATAGCGTTGGCCGGTATTGTTTGCGACCAGTCTATACGTATTGCGGGTGATGAATTTACCGCGGATATTATGGAGGCTATGCGCCGCTATCATAGTTTGATGATAGGTGAGCGTACGGCCGAGCAGATAAAGATACACGTAGGTTCTGCGCTTAAAGAGCTGGATACGCCACCCGATGACATTGCAGTAAACGGACGTGACCTGGTAACGGGCATTCCTAAGCAGATCATGGTATCGTACCAGGAAGTGGCCGAGGCGCTGGATAAATCTATTTTCAAAATAGAAGAAGCTATACTGAAAGCACTGGAAAGCACACCACCCGAGCTGGCAGCGGATATATACCGCCGTGGCCTGTACCTGACAGGTGGTGGCGCCTTGCTCAGGGGGCTGGATAAGCGTATCTCTCAAAAGATAAAATTACCGGTACATGTAGCAGACGATCCGCTGCGTGCCGTGGTAAGGGGTACGGGCATGGCACTGAAGAATATCGCCAGGATGCCTTTCCTTATGAAATAA
- a CDS encoding DUF4342 domain-containing protein gives MSMKETFEVHGEQLVKKIKELIAEGNVRKVTIKDHEGKELMSFPLTIGVVGALLAPILAAVGALAALVGDCTIAVEREEE, from the coding sequence ATGAGTATGAAAGAAACATTTGAAGTACACGGTGAGCAATTAGTGAAAAAGATAAAAGAACTGATAGCTGAAGGTAATGTTCGCAAAGTGACAATAAAAGATCATGAAGGTAAAGAGTTGATGAGTTTCCCGCTTACCATTGGTGTTGTGGGTGCTTTGCTGGCACCGATACTGGCAGCGGTAGGAGCACTGGCTGCCCTTGTAGGTGATTGTACCATTGCAGTAGAAAGAGAAGAAGAATAA